The Geobacter sp. AOG2 genome includes a window with the following:
- a CDS encoding aldo/keto reductase, with the protein MKRVQLGSTGISIFPLIYGTLPLGPLQANLVPREGGKLIRHALEQGVTMLDTAALYGTYPHVREGLAGWRGEVTIATKTHAADAATARGHVEQALRELGREQLDIVHLHGARVADPFAERADVLETLLTMKQEGKIAHVGFSSHYIQAFRKVASHPEIEVIHPLINKNGMGILDGTAAEMAEAIATCARSGQGVYAMKALAGGNLISDARRSMAFVAGLEGIHGVAVGMLSEQEIDANVAFFEHGVMEEAVWQGLESRRRRLLIMEQFCKGCGKCIDICGSKALSLVGGKAVVDETSCVLCGYCGSGCPEFFIRVV; encoded by the coding sequence CATCTACGGCACCCTCCCCTTGGGGCCCCTCCAGGCCAACCTTGTTCCCCGCGAGGGAGGGAAGCTTATCCGCCACGCCCTTGAGCAGGGAGTCACCATGCTCGACACGGCCGCCCTCTACGGGACCTATCCCCATGTCCGGGAGGGGCTCGCCGGTTGGCGGGGCGAGGTGACCATCGCGACCAAGACCCATGCCGCCGACGCGGCCACCGCCCGAGGGCATGTGGAGCAGGCCCTGCGGGAGTTGGGCCGGGAACAGCTCGATATCGTGCATCTCCACGGCGCACGGGTAGCAGACCCGTTCGCGGAACGGGCCGACGTGCTGGAAACGCTCCTCACGATGAAGCAGGAGGGTAAAATCGCCCATGTGGGATTCTCCTCCCACTATATCCAGGCTTTCCGCAAGGTCGCTTCCCACCCGGAAATAGAGGTGATCCATCCGCTGATCAACAAAAACGGCATGGGCATCCTGGACGGCACCGCCGCGGAGATGGCCGAGGCCATCGCCACCTGCGCCCGCTCCGGTCAGGGAGTCTATGCCATGAAGGCCTTGGCGGGGGGCAATCTGATATCCGATGCCCGCCGGAGCATGGCCTTCGTGGCCGGGCTCGAAGGCATTCACGGGGTTGCCGTCGGCATGCTTTCCGAACAGGAGATCGACGCCAACGTAGCCTTCTTCGAGCACGGGGTGATGGAGGAGGCGGTCTGGCAAGGCCTGGAGAGCCGGCGCCGGCGATTGTTGATTATGGAACAGTTCTGCAAGGGATGCGGCAAATGCATCGACATCTGCGGCAGTAAGGCGTTGTCGCTGGTGGGCGGTAAAGCGGTGGTGGACGAGACGTCATGCGTACTGTGCGGCTACTGCGGTTCCGGGTGCCCCGAGTTTTTCATCCGGGTGGTCTGA